A single region of the Drosophila miranda strain MSH22 chromosome 2, D.miranda_PacBio2.1, whole genome shotgun sequence genome encodes:
- the LOC108154401 gene encoding uncharacterized protein LOC108154401 isoform X2, with protein MNKVIRRYPRGIPALGMKPIDVVDIRNSKFWDNPKVGAFWLQFNLFDQVNYGFENTTITKVKGFTKNPTSSLMEIHGRIPSLIHKGRYMSQGRVWIVELNSTGEQLSDFQNFRFVLKLKVIMEYRNNKRYLKIYELNPIVNMDRWVFWLDNFFSENTDLTIAINQVFNIHWVEFWNELEPTNLRIFASVFRDLIEDILYKVSYDDMFLPDEKETREND; from the exons ATGAATAAAGTGATACGACGCTATCCGAGAGGCATACCCGCTTTGGGCATGAAACCCATCGATGTGGTGGACATACGGAACTCAAAGTTCTGGGATAATCCGAAAGTAGGAGCCTTCTGGCTGCAGTTCAATCTGTTTGATCAGGTCAACTATGGCTTTGAGAACACAACGATCACGAAGGTCAAGGGCTTTACTAAGAATCCCACATCGAGCCTGATGGAAATACACGGCAGGATACCGAGTCTCATCCATAAAGGGCGCTACATGTCTCAGGGTCGCGTATGGATCGTGGAATTGAATTCAACGGGCGAACAGCTTTCGGATTTCCAGAATTTTCGATTTGTTCTCAAGCTGAAAGTGATCATGGAGTATCGGAATAACAAGCGCTACCTAAAGATATACGAGCTGAATCCCATTGTCAATATGGATCG TTGGGTCTTCTGGCTGGATAACTTTTTTTCAGAGAacacagatctcacaattgcCATCAATCAGGTTTTCAACATACATTGGGTGGAGTTCTGGAATGAATTGGAGCCCACAAATCTGAGAATATTTGCGAGCGTTTTTCGTGATTTGATCGAGGATATCCTGTATAAAGTATCATATGATGATATGTTCCTACCGGATGAAAAAGAGACTCGCGAGAATGATTAA
- the LOC108154423 gene encoding protein takeout, whose amino-acid sequence MRLSLFIGCLTIAFVWGQQLPPDIDKCQAGDAICIAKTITHILQSYPKGIPSIGLDAVDAISFQNVIVSRMESSKLDLKFHTLTVRGFENTTVLDAKGFDADIPRVFELSAFTPLLRLEGEYETQGILLTMPIQGRGQALVELKDCQFRCKVRAVEDQRLDGKSYLEIPKVKCLVDVQSMHINFDNLFNNKDLSDTMNDLANNNWFEIWKTLRKGINSALDQVAGTILRRVANKFSYDDFFQV is encoded by the exons ATGAGGCTTTCACTTTTCATTGGATGTCTGACGATAGCGTTCGTATGGGGACAGCAGCTTC CTCCAGATATAGACAAATGTCAGGCTGGCGATGCGATCTGCATTGCCAAAACTATCACCCACATCTTACAGTCTTATCCCAAGGGAATACCCTCAATAGGACTGGATGCCGTGGATGCCATTAGCTTTCAGAATGTGATCGTTAGCCGGATGGAATCATCAAAGTTGGATCTAAAATTCCATACCCTCACCGTGCGAGGCTTTGAGAACACCACCGTTCTGGATGCCAAGGGATTCGATGCAGATATACCACGGGTCTTCGAACTGAGTGCTTTTACTCCTCTGCTGCGACTTGAAGGGGAATACGAGACCCAAGGCATTCTCCTGACCATGCCCATCCAGGGCCGGGGACAGGCGTTGGTTGAACTAAAGGATTGCCAGTTTCGGTGCAAGGTGAGGGCTGTGGAAGATCAACGTTTGGATGGCAAAAGCTATTTGGAGATACCAAAGGTCAAGTGTTTGGTGGATGTTCAGAG CATGCACATAAATTTTGACAATTTGTTCAACAACAAGGATTTGAGTGACACTATGAATGATTTGGCCAACAATAATTGGTTTGAAATCTGGAAAACACTGCGAAAAGGCATCAACTCGGCATTGGATCAGGTGGCCGGAACAATACTCAGACGAGTGGCCAACAAATTTTCGTATGATGATTTCTTTCAAGTATAG
- the LOC108154311 gene encoding circadian clock-controlled protein: protein MLYLPFIFWITLELFVGLQCQTFTDKVNKCHYGDGKCLAESANALIRNYPKGIPEINLKPFDVVTVKDWVLVNDSRVGGAWYYFQLFNQVNLGFENTTITEIKGFDRDPTKSKIEIHGKIPRLVYKGKYHAKGRMLWFVDINSKGDSSSDFLNFRFDLTLKVRTEYRNNKRYMKIYEVVPNLRLDRWIMWMDDFFPDNFDMTIAINNLFNRNWVEFWNELEPRILLLFETVFLSMFEDLFYNIPYDDLFLADSEFN, encoded by the exons ATGCTTTACCTGCCCTTTATATTCTGGATCACCCTGGAGCTCTTTGTCGGCCTGCAATGCCAAACATTTA CTGACAAGGTGAATAAATGTCATTATGGAGATGGCAAGTGCCTGGCAGAGTCGGCCAATGCTTTGATTCGTAATTATCCCAAGGGCATACCCGAGATCAATCTGAAGCCCTTCGATGTAGTGACAGTAAAGGATTGGGTGCTGGTCAATGACTCGCGAGTGGGCGGTGCCTGGTACTACTTCCAGCTATTCAATCAGGTAAACCTTGGCTTCGAGAACACCACAATCACAGAGATCAAGGGCTTCGATCGGGATCCCACCAAATCCAAGATAGAGATTCATGGCAAGATACCCAGACTGGTGTACAAGGGCAAATACCACGCCAAGGGTCGGATGCTCTGGTTTGTGGATATCAATTCCAAGGGTGACTCGAGTTCGGATTTCCTCAACTTTCGCTTCGATCTGACGCTGAAAGTGCGCACCGAATACAGGAACAATAAGCGATACATGAAAATATATGAGGTGGTACCCAACCTACGACTGGATCG CTGGATCATGTGGATGGATGATTTCTTTCCCGATAACTTTGATATGACCATAGCTATTAATAATCTATTCAATCGGAATTGGGTCGAGTTCTGGAACGAATTAGAGCCGAGAATCCTGCTTCTGTTCGAAACGGTGTTCCTGAGCATGTTTGAAGATCTGTTCTACAACATACCATACGATGATCTCTTCCTAGCCGATTCGGAGTTCAATTAG
- the LOC108153845 gene encoding uncharacterized protein LOC108153845 translates to MWQLALAVGLLQQLNAPPASPTATAIVVERNMFAYYKVPAAQLLLDTEETSSSSSSSDSKKVKSDLYFVLQCPPKLDTGIPKPKDMQTCSVVDQYKGMWKKPPPPQPKKHLHMVPFRIVMRPLRPPAMRRTHRRRKRHQNSNQEDDEEESTPLQHLGQPHIRQKLLKLKADHRKFKRGSSSQGYQHMYHRDESYNDHIFYDDLQADGQYHKYGKELQSE, encoded by the coding sequence ATGTGGCAGTTGGCATTGGCAGTGGGACTGCTCCAGCAGCTGAATGCACCACCGGCATCTCCTACGGCCACGGCCATTGTGGTGGAGCGGAACATGTTTGCCTACTACAAGGTGCCGGCAGCTCAACTGCTTCTGGACACCGAGGAAaccagtagcagcagcagcagcagtgatTCCAAAAAAGTTAAGAGTGACCTGTACTTTGTGCTGCAGTGTCCACCCAAATTGGATACGGGCATACCCAAGCCCAAGGACATGCAGACCTGCAGTGTGGTGGATCAGTACAAGGGGATGTGGAAgaagccgccgccgccacagCCAAAGAAACACCTCCATATGGTGCCATTTCGGATTGTGATGCGCCCGCTGCGACCCCCTGCAATGCGAAGGACACATCGTCGCCGCAAACGTCACCAGAATAGCAACCAAGAGGATGATGAAGAGGAGTCCACACCCTTGCAGCATCTGGGACAGCCACATATCCGACAGAAGCTACTCAAACTCAAGGCAGACCATCGAAAGTTCAAACGAGGCAGTAGCTCCCAGGGATATCAGCACATGTATCATCGTGATGAGTCGTACAACGATCACATATTCTATGACGATCTCCAAGCCGATGGACAGTATCATAAATACGGAAAAGAATTACAATCTGAATAA
- the LOC108154401 gene encoding uncharacterized protein LOC108154401 isoform X3 has protein sequence MGMRDIFTLVLCLQLIKSLQGQILPKDIPKCRFGDSDCIVDSMNKVIRRYPRGIPALGMKPIDVVDIRNSKFWDNPKVGAFWLQFNLFDQVNYGFENTTITKVKGFTKNPTSSLMEIHGRIPSLIHKGRYMSQGRVWIVELNSTGEQLSDFQNFRFVLKLKVIMEYRNNKRYLKIYELNPIVNMDREHRSHNCHQSGFQHTLGGVLE, from the exons ATGGGAATGCGTGATATATTCACCTTAGTGCTGTGCTTGCAGCTCATCAAATCTTTGCAGGGTCAAATATTAC CAAAGGACATACCAAAATGCCGTTTCGGGGACTCGGATTGCATTGTGGACTCCATGAATAAAGTGATACGACGCTATCCGAGAGGCATACCCGCTTTGGGCATGAAACCCATCGATGTGGTGGACATACGGAACTCAAAGTTCTGGGATAATCCGAAAGTAGGAGCCTTCTGGCTGCAGTTCAATCTGTTTGATCAGGTCAACTATGGCTTTGAGAACACAACGATCACGAAGGTCAAGGGCTTTACTAAGAATCCCACATCGAGCCTGATGGAAATACACGGCAGGATACCGAGTCTCATCCATAAAGGGCGCTACATGTCTCAGGGTCGCGTATGGATCGTGGAATTGAATTCAACGGGCGAACAGCTTTCGGATTTCCAGAATTTTCGATTTGTTCTCAAGCTGAAAGTGATCATGGAGTATCGGAATAACAAGCGCTACCTAAAGATATACGAGCTGAATCCCATTGTCAATATGGATCG AGAacacagatctcacaattgcCATCAATCAGGTTTTCAACATACATTGGGTGGAGTTCTGGAATGA
- the LOC108154401 gene encoding uncharacterized protein LOC108154401 isoform X1 — MGMRDIFTLVLCLQLIKSLQGQILPKDIPKCRFGDSDCIVDSMNKVIRRYPRGIPALGMKPIDVVDIRNSKFWDNPKVGAFWLQFNLFDQVNYGFENTTITKVKGFTKNPTSSLMEIHGRIPSLIHKGRYMSQGRVWIVELNSTGEQLSDFQNFRFVLKLKVIMEYRNNKRYLKIYELNPIVNMDRWVFWLDNFFSENTDLTIAINQVFNIHWVEFWNELEPTNLRIFASVFRDLIEDILYKVSYDDMFLPDEKETREND, encoded by the exons ATGGGAATGCGTGATATATTCACCTTAGTGCTGTGCTTGCAGCTCATCAAATCTTTGCAGGGTCAAATATTAC CAAAGGACATACCAAAATGCCGTTTCGGGGACTCGGATTGCATTGTGGACTCCATGAATAAAGTGATACGACGCTATCCGAGAGGCATACCCGCTTTGGGCATGAAACCCATCGATGTGGTGGACATACGGAACTCAAAGTTCTGGGATAATCCGAAAGTAGGAGCCTTCTGGCTGCAGTTCAATCTGTTTGATCAGGTCAACTATGGCTTTGAGAACACAACGATCACGAAGGTCAAGGGCTTTACTAAGAATCCCACATCGAGCCTGATGGAAATACACGGCAGGATACCGAGTCTCATCCATAAAGGGCGCTACATGTCTCAGGGTCGCGTATGGATCGTGGAATTGAATTCAACGGGCGAACAGCTTTCGGATTTCCAGAATTTTCGATTTGTTCTCAAGCTGAAAGTGATCATGGAGTATCGGAATAACAAGCGCTACCTAAAGATATACGAGCTGAATCCCATTGTCAATATGGATCG TTGGGTCTTCTGGCTGGATAACTTTTTTTCAGAGAacacagatctcacaattgcCATCAATCAGGTTTTCAACATACATTGGGTGGAGTTCTGGAATGAATTGGAGCCCACAAATCTGAGAATATTTGCGAGCGTTTTTCGTGATTTGATCGAGGATATCCTGTATAAAGTATCATATGATGATATGTTCCTACCGGATGAAAAAGAGACTCGCGAGAATGATTAA
- the LOC108154438 gene encoding uncharacterized protein LOC108154438: MNKLTWLCCIFILEGLGASLAAELPGDIEKCRFGDSPCLVKTINALIKRYPKGIPEIGLPPLDEYNFPDAPIVDTPHRGPIWMTFNMRDNVNKGFNNATITHVEGFLREPTKQQIILKARLPRLLHEATYDMQGRFLLFVANTTGKLQSDFQNFRLTLTIKVILEYRNNKRYLKIYDLVPVVDIDRWIVWFDNLYRENEDVTIALNRSFNENWLEFWNDLEPGLLKTFSTVFTVLLNTVFEQVAYDDMFLPDIDIRFGYSHD; encoded by the exons ATGAATAAGCTCACTTGGCTGTGCTGCATCTTTATCCTGGAAGGACTTGGTGCATCCCTAGCAGCGGAGTTAC CTGGAGATATTGAAAAGTGTCGCTTTGGGGACTCCCCATGCTTGGTGAAGACCATCAATGCCCTGATCAAGCGCTATCCCAAGGGCATTCCCGAGATTGGTCTGCCTCCGTTAGATGAGTACAACTTTCCCGATGCTCCAATAGTGGATACGCCCCATCGCGGCCCCATCTGGATGACCTTTAACATGCGGGACAATGTGAATAAGGGCTTCAACAATGCCACCATCACGCATGTGGAGGGTTTCCTGCGAGAACCCACCAAGCAACAGATAATCCTGAAGGCCCGCCTGCCACGACTCTTACACGAGGCAACCTACGACATGCAGGGCAGGTTTCTGCTGTTTGTGGCCAATACCACGGGCAAACTGCAGTCGGATTTCCAGAACTTTCGCCTTACTCTGACCATCAAAGTGATACTGGAGTATCGGAACAACAAGCGATATCTGAAGATCTACGATTTGGTGCCTGTCGTCGACATTGATCG CTGGATTGTTTGGTTCGATAACTTGTACAGGGAGAATGAGGACGTCACCATTGCGCTGAATCGCTCCTTCAACGAAAACTGGTTGGAGTTTTGGAATGACCTGGAGCCGGGCCTGCTGAAAACGTTCTCCACTGTTTTTACTGTACTTCTGAACACGGTCTTTGAGCAGGTCGCCTACGACGATATGTTTCTGCCGGACATTGATATACGATTTGGATATAGTCACGATTAA